In Flavobacterium gelatinilyticum, a genomic segment contains:
- a CDS encoding glycosyltransferase, which produces MINNLKETSFSSTTEIPLSEQAQYYDMIVFSHLRWQHVYQRPQQIISRMAETMKVLVIEEPIRNPENENPGDLIIINEKLHILQPNTFNIESIASIIPSFVKSKNIQTGWFCSAEFCSLLDYFQFDTTVYDCMEELSPSNTSAALLDQEKYLIASADIIFTETKALFQSKKQLHDNVHYFPGSVDEAHFAKALNNISIPADIGDLPSPVVGYYGIIDQRLDFDLLQKTAQKLPEVSFVLIGPSDKKLELPEESNIHYLGMKCYNELPYYLKSFDIAMMPLNNQKNTGPVNVLEYMAARKPIISTKISDAVHDCITCVNVVETADQFADTISFLNQKTDRQSLEIEYRSVLKKTSWDETVQQMKSVIKFFAK; this is translated from the coding sequence ATGATCAATAATTTAAAAGAAACAAGTTTCAGCAGTACTACAGAAATACCGTTATCAGAACAGGCGCAATATTACGATATGATTGTGTTCAGTCATTTAAGATGGCAGCATGTATACCAGCGTCCGCAGCAAATCATCAGCCGAATGGCAGAAACCATGAAGGTTTTGGTTATTGAAGAACCAATTCGAAATCCTGAAAATGAAAACCCGGGCGATTTAATTATAATTAATGAAAAACTTCACATATTACAACCTAACACATTTAATATTGAATCAATTGCATCTATAATTCCATCTTTTGTAAAAAGTAAAAACATTCAGACAGGATGGTTTTGCTCGGCCGAATTTTGTTCGCTTCTGGATTATTTTCAGTTCGATACCACTGTGTACGACTGCATGGAAGAACTTTCGCCTTCAAACACAAGCGCGGCATTACTGGATCAGGAAAAATACCTTATTGCCAGTGCTGATATAATTTTTACTGAAACAAAAGCATTATTTCAGTCCAAAAAACAGCTTCACGACAATGTGCATTATTTTCCAGGCTCTGTAGATGAGGCACATTTCGCAAAAGCACTCAATAACATCTCGATTCCGGCCGATATTGGCGACTTACCATCTCCAGTAGTGGGCTACTACGGAATAATCGATCAGAGGCTTGATTTTGACCTTTTACAAAAAACAGCACAAAAACTTCCCGAAGTTTCATTTGTATTAATTGGTCCATCAGATAAAAAACTGGAGCTGCCGGAAGAATCCAACATACATTATCTGGGAATGAAATGTTACAACGAACTGCCCTATTACTTAAAATCATTTGATATAGCGATGATGCCGCTTAACAATCAAAAAAATACCGGTCCTGTAAACGTACTGGAATATATGGCTGCCAGAAAACCCATTATATCAACCAAAATTTCAGATGCGGTACATGACTGTATCACCTGCGTAAACGTAGTAGAAACTGCTGATCAATTTGCTGATACGATTTCTTTCTTAAATCAAAAAACAGACCGCCAGTCTCTTGAAATCGAATACCGCAGTGTTCTTAAAAAAACGTCTTGGGACGAAACGGTGCAGCAAATGAAATCGGTTATAAAATTTTTCGCGAAGTAA